From one Streptomyces sp. NBC_01478 genomic stretch:
- a CDS encoding sigma factor-like helix-turn-helix DNA-binding protein produces the protein MRERQTSQDARRAREFEAFVGGAAGRLLHAATLLTAEERHDNPRARRLLTLSLANTYASWDRLRGEDPYDRARQYLATRFARTAWHQYGGLGRARPHPGSPLGALSPQERLILVLRLYEGVAEEQAAALLGLPTERVRAICERATATLLHPPRGPAPKVAGAKMAPS, from the coding sequence GTGCGAGAACGGCAGACGTCCCAAGACGCCCGTCGTGCCCGGGAGTTCGAGGCATTCGTCGGGGGCGCGGCAGGGCGGCTGCTGCACGCCGCCACGCTGCTGACCGCGGAGGAACGGCACGACAACCCGCGCGCGCGGCGGCTGCTGACGCTGTCCCTGGCGAACACGTACGCGTCCTGGGACCGGCTGCGCGGCGAGGACCCGTACGACCGCGCCCGCCAGTACCTGGCCACCCGCTTCGCCCGCACGGCCTGGCACCAGTACGGCGGCCTCGGCCGGGCCCGGCCCCACCCCGGCAGCCCGCTGGGCGCCCTCTCGCCCCAGGAACGGCTGATCCTCGTCCTCAGGTTGTACGAGGGAGTCGCCGAGGAACAGGCCGCGGCGCTGCTCGGCCTCCCCACGGAACGGGTACGGGCGATCTGCGAGCGGGCGACGGCGACGCTGCTGCATCCGCCGCGCGGTCCGGCACCGAAGGTGGCCGGGGCCAAGATGGCGCCGTCATGA
- a CDS encoding MarR family winged helix-turn-helix transcriptional regulator, translated as MSMDMTTVGESGLLDTLQHEVAVFARRAEQTRLGGVGQVRNSMDRAAYLLLNRLDKEGPMGVKALAASMGIDSSTVTRQVAPLVDTGLVKRTSHPEDGRAVVLQLSPRGQSRLEEVRSSRRQLMDELTHDWAPEEREVFCALLTRFNSALSARMAVPGGETPSAS; from the coding sequence ATGTCGATGGACATGACGACCGTCGGTGAATCCGGTCTCCTCGACACGCTGCAGCACGAGGTGGCGGTGTTCGCGCGCCGTGCCGAACAGACCCGGCTCGGCGGAGTCGGACAGGTGCGCAACTCCATGGACCGCGCCGCGTATCTCCTGCTCAACCGCCTCGACAAGGAAGGCCCGATGGGCGTCAAGGCGCTCGCCGCGAGCATGGGGATCGACTCCTCGACGGTCACCCGGCAGGTGGCCCCGCTCGTCGACACCGGGCTCGTGAAGCGCACCTCGCACCCCGAGGACGGCCGCGCGGTGGTGCTGCAGTTGTCCCCGCGCGGGCAGTCGCGACTGGAGGAAGTGCGGTCGTCCAGGCGTCAGTTGATGGACGAGCTGACCCACGACTGGGCGCCGGAGGAGCGCGAGGTGTTCTGCGCGCTCCTCACACGCTTCAACAGCGCCCTCTCCGCGCGGATGGCGGTGCCCGGCGGCGAGACGCCGTCGGCTTCCTGA
- the ilvA gene encoding threonine ammonia-lyase: MSYSTADSLRPVTLDDVRGAQKMLTGVARVTAMEGSRHLTQLVGSPVHFKCENLQRTGSFKLRGAYVRIAGLLPEERAAGVVAASAGNHAQGVALASALLGVRSTVFMPKGAPLPKISATKEYGAEVRLHGHVVDETLAAAQEYAHETGAVFIHPFDHPDIIAGQGTVGLEILDQCPEVRTIVVGIGGGGLAAGVAVAVKALRPDVRIVGVQAAGAAAFPPSLAAGRPVSIKNPATMADGIKVGCPGEVPFGIVADLVDEVRTVSEDELSAALLLCLERAKLVVEPAGASPVAALLSDPRGFEGPVVALLSGGNVDPLLLQRILRHGMSAQGRYLAVTLRLTDRPGALATLLGVLSVADANVLDVSHVRTDPRLGLTEVEVELHLETKGPVHCAEVGHALREAGYTVID; the protein is encoded by the coding sequence ATGAGCTACAGCACGGCTGACTCCTTGCGACCCGTCACCCTCGACGATGTGCGCGGCGCCCAGAAGATGCTCACGGGCGTGGCGCGGGTGACCGCGATGGAAGGCAGCAGGCACCTCACCCAGCTCGTCGGCTCGCCGGTGCACTTCAAGTGCGAGAACCTCCAGCGGACCGGCTCCTTCAAACTCCGCGGCGCCTACGTCCGTATCGCCGGACTGCTCCCCGAGGAGCGCGCCGCCGGTGTCGTCGCCGCGAGCGCCGGCAACCACGCCCAGGGCGTCGCCCTCGCCTCCGCGCTCCTGGGCGTGCGCTCCACGGTGTTCATGCCCAAGGGCGCGCCTCTGCCGAAGATCAGCGCCACCAAGGAGTACGGCGCGGAGGTGCGCCTGCACGGCCACGTGGTCGACGAGACGCTGGCCGCCGCGCAGGAGTACGCCCATGAGACGGGCGCGGTGTTCATCCACCCCTTCGACCACCCCGACATCATCGCGGGCCAGGGCACGGTGGGCCTGGAGATCCTGGACCAGTGCCCCGAGGTGCGCACGATCGTCGTCGGGATCGGCGGCGGCGGACTCGCGGCCGGAGTCGCGGTCGCCGTGAAGGCGCTGCGGCCCGACGTACGGATCGTGGGCGTCCAGGCGGCGGGCGCGGCCGCGTTCCCGCCCTCGCTGGCGGCCGGGCGCCCGGTGTCGATCAAGAACCCGGCGACGATGGCCGACGGCATCAAGGTCGGGTGCCCCGGCGAGGTGCCGTTCGGGATCGTCGCCGATCTGGTGGACGAGGTCCGCACGGTCAGTGAGGACGAACTGTCCGCCGCGCTGCTGCTGTGCCTGGAGCGGGCCAAGCTGGTCGTCGAGCCGGCCGGCGCCAGCCCGGTCGCCGCGCTGCTGAGCGATCCGCGGGGATTCGAGGGACCGGTCGTCGCACTGCTGTCCGGCGGGAACGTCGACCCGCTGCTGCTCCAGCGCATCCTGCGCCACGGCATGTCCGCGCAGGGCCGCTACCTGGCCGTGACGCTGCGGCTGACGGACCGGCCGGGAGCTCTCGCGACGCTTCTCGGGGTGTTGTCAGTGGCCGACGCTAACGTCCTCGATGTGAGCCACGTCCGGACCGATCCGCGGCTCGGGCTCACGGAGGTGGAGGTCGAGCTGCATCTGGAGACGAAGGGGCCGGTGCACTGCGCCGAGGTCGGCCACGCCCTGCGTGAAGCGGGCTACACGGTCATCGACTGA
- a CDS encoding ATP-binding cassette domain-containing protein, with product MPGAIYAEGLVKTFGDVKALDGVDLDVPEGTVLGLLGPNGAGKTTAVRCLTTLLRPDSGKLVVAGLDVLKQPNEVRRSIGLSGQFAAVDEYLTGRENLQMVGQLYQMKAKAAKARADQLLDQFNLADAADRTAKTYSGGMRRRLDLAAALVVSPPVMFMDEPTTGLDPRNRQMLWEVIKQLVSGGTTLLLTTQYLEEADHLAHDIAVVDHGRVIARGTSDQLKARTGGERVEVVVHERDHIEIASEVLRGFGKGDTTVEEHTRKLTVPVTGGAKLLAEVIRELDSRGIEIDDIGLRRPTLDDVFLSLTGHVAEEKAEENGTDETPKDRKQKKEAAK from the coding sequence ATGCCAGGCGCCATCTATGCCGAAGGCCTGGTGAAAACCTTCGGCGATGTGAAAGCTCTGGACGGCGTCGACCTCGATGTCCCCGAGGGCACCGTGCTGGGCCTGCTCGGGCCCAACGGCGCGGGCAAGACGACCGCCGTCCGCTGCCTGACCACACTGCTGCGCCCCGACAGCGGCAAGCTCGTCGTCGCCGGCCTCGACGTGCTCAAGCAGCCCAACGAGGTGCGGCGCTCCATCGGCCTCTCCGGTCAGTTCGCCGCGGTCGACGAGTACCTGACCGGCCGGGAGAACCTGCAGATGGTCGGCCAGCTCTACCAGATGAAGGCCAAGGCCGCCAAGGCCCGGGCCGATCAGCTGCTCGACCAGTTCAACCTCGCGGACGCCGCCGACCGTACGGCCAAGACCTACTCCGGAGGCATGCGCCGCCGGCTCGACCTGGCGGCGGCGCTCGTCGTCTCCCCGCCCGTGATGTTCATGGACGAGCCGACCACAGGACTCGACCCGCGCAACCGCCAGATGCTGTGGGAGGTCATCAAGCAGCTCGTCTCCGGCGGTACGACACTGCTGCTGACCACCCAGTATCTGGAGGAGGCCGACCATCTCGCGCACGACATCGCGGTGGTCGACCACGGCCGTGTCATCGCCCGCGGCACCTCCGACCAGCTCAAGGCCCGCACCGGCGGCGAGCGCGTCGAGGTCGTCGTGCACGAGCGCGACCACATCGAGATCGCCTCAGAGGTGTTGCGCGGCTTCGGCAAGGGGGACACCACCGTCGAGGAGCACACCCGCAAGCTCACCGTGCCCGTCACCGGCGGCGCGAAGCTCCTCGCCGAGGTCATCCGCGAGCTCGACTCCCGCGGCATCGAGATAGACGACATCGGCCTGCGCCGCCCCACCCTCGACGACGTGTTCCTCTCCCTGACGGGCCACGTGGCCGAGGAGAAGGCCGAGGAGAACGGCACGGACGAGACCCCCAAGGACCGCAAGCAAAAGAAGGAGGCCGCGAAGTGA
- a CDS encoding ABC transporter permease: MSAVTDAAPVAAPSSALGQSVHDSLVVAKRNLIRMSRIPEMVIFGLIQPIMFVVLFTYVFGGSMQIGGSTSATDYKNFLMAGIFAQTVTFATASSGAGIADDMHKGLIDRFRSLPMARGAVLTGRTLADLVQTALTLLVLAIVALLVGWRVGSDGGTNAGKVLGAFGLLLLLGYAFTWIGALIGLSVRTPEAATSGGLIWLFPVTFISNAFVDTSNMTPWLRHIAEWNPFSATVQACRVLFANPGQSPSDAWPMVHPVWASLIYSLLIILIFRTLSVRKYRSATA, translated from the coding sequence GTGAGTGCCGTCACCGATGCCGCGCCGGTCGCGGCACCCAGCAGTGCGCTGGGCCAGTCCGTGCACGACTCCCTGGTCGTCGCGAAACGCAATCTGATCCGCATGAGCCGCATTCCCGAGATGGTCATTTTCGGTCTCATCCAGCCGATCATGTTCGTGGTGCTGTTCACCTACGTCTTCGGCGGTTCCATGCAGATCGGCGGCAGCACCAGCGCCACCGACTACAAGAACTTCCTGATGGCCGGCATCTTCGCGCAGACCGTCACGTTCGCCACCGCCAGCTCCGGCGCGGGAATCGCCGACGACATGCACAAGGGCCTCATCGACCGGTTCCGCTCGCTGCCCATGGCGCGGGGCGCGGTGCTGACCGGGCGCACGCTCGCGGACCTCGTGCAGACCGCGCTGACCCTGCTGGTCCTCGCGATAGTCGCCCTGCTGGTCGGCTGGCGGGTCGGCTCGGACGGGGGCACCAACGCGGGCAAGGTGCTCGGTGCCTTCGGACTGCTGCTTCTGCTGGGGTACGCGTTCACCTGGATCGGCGCCCTGATCGGCCTCAGCGTCCGTACGCCCGAGGCGGCCACGTCCGGCGGACTGATCTGGCTCTTCCCGGTGACGTTCATCTCGAACGCGTTCGTGGACACCAGCAACATGACCCCCTGGCTGCGCCACATCGCCGAGTGGAACCCGTTCAGCGCCACCGTGCAGGCCTGCCGGGTGCTCTTCGCCAACCCGGGACAGTCGCCCTCGGACGCCTGGCCCATGGTGCACCCGGTGTGGGCCTCACTGATCTACTCGCTGCTGATCATCCTCATATTCCGGACGCTGTCGGTGCGGAAGTACCGCTCGGCCACGGCCTGA
- the greA gene encoding transcription elongation factor GreA — MTQTSEDVTWLTQEAYTKLKDELEYLSGPARAEITVKIAAAREEGDLRENGGYHAAKEEQGKQELRIRQLTQLLEKAKVGEAPASTDGAVAPGMVVTIAFDGDEDDTTTFLLASREYASADIETYSPQSPLGSGVLGHKVGEVAQYELPNGKKASVTILKAEPYNG, encoded by the coding sequence GTGACCCAGACCAGCGAAGACGTCACCTGGCTCACGCAGGAGGCGTACACCAAGCTCAAGGACGAGCTGGAGTACCTGTCTGGTCCCGCGCGCGCCGAGATCACCGTGAAGATCGCGGCCGCTCGCGAGGAGGGCGACCTGCGCGAGAACGGCGGGTACCACGCGGCCAAGGAGGAGCAGGGCAAGCAGGAGCTCCGCATCCGCCAGCTCACCCAGCTTCTGGAGAAGGCCAAGGTCGGCGAGGCGCCGGCGTCGACGGACGGCGCGGTCGCGCCCGGCATGGTCGTGACGATCGCCTTCGACGGCGACGAGGACGACACGACGACCTTCCTGCTCGCCTCGCGCGAGTACGCGAGCGCCGACATCGAGACCTACTCGCCGCAGTCCCCGCTGGGCTCCGGCGTGCTCGGCCACAAGGTCGGCGAGGTGGCGCAGTACGAGCTGCCCAACGGCAAGAAGGCCTCGGTGACGATCCTCAAGGCCGAGCCGTACAACGGCTGA
- a CDS encoding DUF4307 domain-containing protein, with protein MSTASTRLPEGRYGHSSDERADHKLRIAGAVLAAGLLALVGYFAYHYVVEAKISAEVITFQASDTEVKVHLEVHKDSGTTGYCTLRSQAADQSEVGRADFHFGGSATRIDKVVTLRTTARGTTAELLGCHSD; from the coding sequence ATGAGCACGGCGAGTACGCGACTGCCCGAGGGCCGCTACGGCCACTCGTCGGACGAGCGTGCCGACCACAAGCTCAGGATCGCCGGCGCCGTCCTCGCGGCGGGCCTGCTCGCCCTCGTCGGGTACTTCGCCTACCACTATGTCGTCGAGGCCAAGATCAGCGCCGAGGTGATCACCTTCCAGGCCTCGGACACCGAGGTCAAGGTGCATCTCGAGGTCCACAAGGACTCCGGGACCACGGGCTACTGCACCCTGCGCTCCCAGGCCGCGGACCAGTCCGAGGTGGGCCGCGCGGACTTCCACTTCGGCGGCTCGGCGACCCGGATCGACAAGGTCGTCACCCTGCGCACCACGGCCCGGGGCACGACGGCCGAGCTGCTGGGCTGTCACTCCGACTGA
- the mca gene encoding mycothiol conjugate amidase Mca encodes MAVHAHPDDESSKGAATMAKYVSEGVDVLVVTCTGGERGSILNPKLQGDTYIEEHIHEVRKKEMDEAREILGVKQEWLGFVDSGLPEGDPLPPLPEGCFALEDVDKAAGELVKQIRSFRPQVITTYDENGGYPHPDHIMTHKISMVAFEGATDTEKYPESEYGPAYRPQKLYYNQGFNRQRTEALHHALIERGLESPYAEWLKRWDESGHVERTLTTHVPCAEFYEIRDKALLAHATQIDPDGGWFRVPMEIQKEVWPTEEYELAKSLVDTSLPEDDLFAGIRDNA; translated from the coding sequence ATGGCCGTCCACGCGCACCCCGACGACGAGTCGAGCAAGGGCGCGGCCACCATGGCGAAGTACGTGTCCGAGGGGGTGGACGTGCTGGTCGTGACCTGCACGGGCGGGGAGCGCGGCTCCATCCTCAACCCGAAGCTCCAGGGCGACACGTACATCGAGGAGCACATCCACGAGGTGCGCAAGAAGGAGATGGACGAGGCCCGCGAGATCCTCGGCGTCAAGCAGGAGTGGCTCGGCTTCGTCGACTCGGGGCTGCCCGAGGGCGACCCGCTGCCGCCGCTCCCGGAGGGCTGCTTCGCGCTGGAGGACGTCGACAAGGCGGCCGGCGAGCTGGTGAAGCAGATCCGCTCGTTCCGCCCGCAGGTGATCACCACCTACGACGAGAACGGCGGTTACCCGCACCCCGACCACATCATGACCCACAAGATCTCGATGGTGGCGTTCGAGGGCGCGACGGACACCGAGAAGTACCCGGAGTCGGAGTACGGCCCGGCGTACCGGCCGCAGAAGCTGTACTACAACCAGGGCTTCAACCGGCAGCGCACCGAGGCCCTGCACCATGCGCTGATCGAGCGCGGCCTGGAGTCGCCGTACGCGGAGTGGCTCAAGCGCTGGGACGAGTCGGGGCACGTCGAGCGCACGCTCACCACGCACGTCCCCTGCGCCGAGTTCTACGAGATCCGGGACAAGGCGCTGCTCGCGCACGCCACGCAGATCGACCCCGACGGCGGCTGGTTCCGGGTCCCGATGGAGATCCAGAAGGAGGTCTGGCCCACCGAGGAGTACGAGCTCGCGAAGTCCCTCGTCGATACCTCCCTCCCCGAGGACGACCTCTTTGCGGGCATCCGCGACAATGCCTGA
- a CDS encoding tetratricopeptide repeat protein: MRDGHRSDAERLLARAVEEEVRRSGGRTDGQVLLARSRAALDAMAQTAAEEYEAYTTALDTAAAGQIGFGQRYAKEGGGTPLLVAAVGAVTAVVADLALGTGTGTALGAGVTVGVVGAAATVVKVTASHLPAAHHRAGAASQPGGPEQLRLQWLTALEVRGIRPFLDQQRVLAASTGPTKKPGPQLRGTDKSAAARRRSVLEQSFGQLPDAMGAFAGRRAELARIRQLVQAARASTETRPTVVVLHGAPGSGRTTLAVRAAQDLRDQFRGACVVDLRGDSPGEPPLPTRDALLHLLNRLGAPREQLLFRERSSPDQQVKRLGELYHQHLTGLPVTIILDDASDVAQVTTLVPERSDSLVVVTTRKPLDLPAELAAWVHQLPVEPLDAAGAEELLGAAAQDGQDGPEPYDAESADRIRELCGGLPLALRIAGSSLGPRSSRLLATDLGAYGPVEPVERALWLRYTDQPDAARRLLRRLALAGRASLGAAAAAALLATDETEATRHLQALSRAGLIDHVRGTRYRLHDLVRAFAQARLLDEEESTERTAAQERLIVNYGELADSVLRLVDGNMSTRSDRFGPHGFTSLDEALRWLDDESSFITATLRHAEGVDQGAVLNLLGALCDYCLLRGDLYRLGEISELAQAVDQGLLVRSVQWRTGIAARQLGELDKARTTLTSVVDLYMEAHHDAGAARALCSLGITLHHQGNLTEAATRLREALDLQAPPALATDRAWTMHALAAVERDRGRLPEAMRLLTESLVLHRAGESVHGEAWAHFQLGQLGLRMGDIPRAESELTTALGLYGRTRDARGEAWALTQLARARLIAGDPSPAVDGLRQAAARHRENEDARGEAWTVYYLGQALEETGNLDLAVRELERSRTMFSRMRDVYGLACARHHSARVTRDQRAAQTGSLRNSGFARQLLVDARADFQRIGVAHGEAWTCLELAVVDAGNTRTPQALTLCEEAVGLFTSYGDRRGADWAHFLRATLLPYAAPGGVEVGTAVAQEELAELSRAGHPSRDEKLDDYVEAYQLLLERGVNLEAGWQAWRLGMVPSRHAREVMGVAVPGTA; this comes from the coding sequence ATGCGGGACGGCCATCGGAGCGATGCCGAGCGGCTGTTGGCTCGGGCCGTGGAGGAGGAGGTGCGGCGTTCCGGCGGGCGTACCGACGGGCAGGTGCTGCTGGCGCGGTCCCGGGCCGCGCTGGACGCCATGGCCCAGACGGCGGCCGAGGAGTACGAGGCCTATACGACGGCGCTGGACACGGCGGCGGCCGGACAGATCGGCTTCGGGCAGCGCTACGCCAAGGAGGGCGGGGGAACTCCCCTGCTGGTGGCGGCCGTTGGCGCGGTCACCGCTGTCGTCGCCGACCTGGCCCTCGGTACCGGCACCGGCACCGCCCTCGGCGCCGGGGTCACCGTCGGCGTCGTGGGTGCCGCGGCGACCGTCGTGAAGGTGACCGCCTCCCATCTGCCCGCCGCGCATCACCGCGCCGGTGCCGCCAGCCAGCCCGGCGGACCCGAGCAGTTGAGGTTGCAGTGGCTGACCGCGCTGGAGGTGCGGGGCATCCGTCCGTTCCTGGACCAGCAGCGGGTGCTCGCCGCCTCCACCGGGCCGACGAAGAAGCCGGGACCGCAGTTGCGCGGCACCGACAAGAGCGCGGCGGCCCGCAGGCGAAGTGTGCTGGAGCAGTCCTTCGGTCAACTCCCGGACGCCATGGGCGCGTTCGCGGGCCGGCGGGCGGAGCTGGCCCGCATCCGGCAACTGGTGCAGGCGGCCCGCGCCAGCACCGAGACCCGGCCGACGGTGGTCGTGCTGCACGGCGCGCCCGGCTCGGGACGCACCACCCTCGCGGTCCGGGCCGCGCAGGACCTGCGGGACCAGTTCCGCGGCGCCTGCGTGGTGGATCTGCGCGGCGACAGCCCGGGCGAACCCCCGCTGCCCACCCGCGACGCCCTGCTGCACCTGCTCAACCGGCTCGGCGCGCCCCGCGAGCAGTTGCTGTTCCGTGAACGCTCCTCCCCCGACCAACAGGTCAAGCGGCTGGGCGAGTTGTACCACCAGCACCTGACCGGCCTCCCGGTGACGATCATCCTCGACGACGCCTCCGACGTCGCGCAGGTGACCACCCTGGTGCCCGAACGCTCGGACAGCCTGGTCGTGGTCACCACCCGCAAACCCCTCGACCTGCCCGCAGAACTCGCCGCCTGGGTCCACCAGTTGCCGGTGGAGCCGCTGGACGCGGCAGGCGCGGAGGAGCTGTTGGGCGCGGCGGCGCAGGACGGCCAGGACGGTCCGGAGCCGTACGACGCCGAATCCGCCGACCGGATCCGGGAGTTGTGCGGCGGGCTGCCGCTCGCGCTGCGCATCGCGGGCTCCTCCCTCGGCCCGCGCTCCTCGCGCCTACTGGCCACGGATCTCGGCGCGTACGGCCCCGTCGAACCGGTCGAACGGGCGCTGTGGCTGCGCTACACCGACCAGCCGGACGCGGCCCGCAGACTGCTGCGCCGGCTGGCGCTGGCCGGCCGGGCCTCGCTGGGCGCGGCAGCGGCGGCCGCCCTGCTGGCCACCGACGAGACGGAGGCCACCCGCCACCTCCAGGCCCTGTCCCGGGCGGGCCTCATCGACCACGTCCGCGGCACCCGCTACCGCCTGCACGACCTGGTCCGCGCCTTCGCCCAGGCCCGCCTCCTCGACGAGGAGGAGTCCACGGAACGTACGGCCGCGCAGGAGCGGTTGATCGTGAACTACGGCGAACTCGCCGACTCCGTACTGCGGTTGGTCGACGGCAACATGTCGACGCGCTCGGACCGGTTCGGCCCGCACGGCTTCACCTCGCTCGACGAGGCACTGCGCTGGCTGGACGACGAGTCGAGCTTCATCACCGCGACGCTGCGGCACGCGGAGGGCGTCGACCAGGGCGCCGTACTCAACCTGCTGGGCGCGCTGTGCGACTACTGCCTGCTGCGCGGCGACCTCTACCGGCTGGGCGAGATCAGCGAGTTGGCGCAGGCCGTCGACCAGGGCCTGCTTGTCCGCTCGGTGCAGTGGCGCACGGGCATCGCGGCCCGGCAGCTCGGCGAACTCGACAAGGCGCGCACCACCCTCACCTCCGTCGTCGACCTCTACATGGAGGCCCATCACGACGCGGGCGCCGCACGCGCCCTGTGCTCCCTCGGCATCACCCTCCACCACCAGGGCAACCTCACCGAGGCGGCGACACGGCTCCGCGAGGCCCTCGACCTCCAGGCCCCGCCCGCACTGGCCACCGACCGCGCCTGGACGATGCACGCGCTGGCCGCCGTGGAACGCGACCGCGGCCGACTCCCCGAAGCCATGCGGCTGTTGACCGAGTCCCTGGTCCTGCACCGGGCCGGCGAATCCGTGCACGGCGAGGCATGGGCGCACTTCCAGCTCGGCCAACTCGGCCTGCGCATGGGCGACATCCCGCGCGCGGAGTCCGAACTGACCACCGCCCTCGGCCTCTACGGCCGTACCCGCGACGCCCGCGGCGAGGCCTGGGCGCTGACCCAACTGGCCCGCGCCCGGCTGATCGCCGGCGACCCGTCCCCGGCGGTGGACGGCCTGCGCCAGGCCGCCGCCCGGCACCGCGAGAACGAGGACGCGCGCGGCGAGGCCTGGACCGTCTACTACCTGGGCCAGGCCCTGGAGGAGACCGGCAACCTGGACCTGGCGGTGCGCGAGCTGGAACGCTCCCGCACGATGTTCTCCCGTATGCGCGACGTCTACGGCCTGGCCTGCGCCCGGCACCACTCGGCGCGCGTGACCCGCGACCAGCGCGCGGCCCAGACCGGTTCGCTGCGCAACTCCGGCTTCGCCCGCCAGCTCCTGGTCGACGCCCGCGCCGACTTCCAGCGCATCGGCGTCGCCCACGGCGAGGCGTGGACCTGCCTGGAGCTCGCGGTCGTCGACGCGGGCAACACCCGTACCCCGCAGGCACTGACGCTGTGCGAGGAGGCGGTGGGTCTGTTCACCTCGTACGGCGACCGGCGCGGCGCGGACTGGGCGCACTTCCTGCGCGCCACGCTGCTGCCGTACGCGGCCCCCGGCGGGGTCGAGGTCGGCACGGCGGTCGCCCAGGAGGAACTGGCCGAGTTGTCCCGCGCCGGGCACCCGTCCCGCGACGAGAAACTCGACGACTACGTGGAGGCGTACCAGTTGCTGCTGGAGCGGGGCGTGAACCTGGAGGCGGGCTGGCAGGCGTGGCGGCTGGGCATGGTGCCGAGCCGGCACGCCCGTGAGGTGATGGGGGTGGCGGTGCCGGGCACCGCCTGA